In Limisphaera ngatamarikiensis, the following proteins share a genomic window:
- a CDS encoding glycoside hydrolase family 31 protein: MKTIRNMAKILQQPGPTGVIIGLFVTLALPVAAQTTIPLEPGPPPGPRPEPPPDQPLATIQLHSPHLRPVHNQRTLTLDRLFYVTARGRVYLPPDLSLSARAGETNHVERTWKAPDDLTIRVRLETEGPHFRLHLEAEPGDEVLGWGLSLDAAPEEYFTGLMERVVDGPQQASWAPGIQAAMNLRGQTVEMILKPTTSVYAPFYLSSRGYALLVRSEWPGFYDFCVSDTNRVHVGFEGPALNLRIYTAPAPADLVKAHALETGPPVLPPRWMFRPWRWRDEHRHRDTYYDGTPVTGPFNSEMMEDILMMRAFGIPCGVYWIDRPWGPGRLGYDDFEIDPKRLPNFAESILWLNEQDIRMVLWIGPFYQGHMATNALKRGWNLPGQPPWRNNWPLVDFTHPAARAYWQEGVAKLLRLGVAGFKLDRAEEDIPETGPWRVHDGRSIRQNRNIYPVLYLQAAYEVARKYRGDDFVLMPRAAYTGSTRYGVFWGGDIGGTQEGLRASIIAAQRSAVMGYPFWGSDTCGYNQQLLEQEVCARWLAFSCFTPIFEVGPTRNVGFWNLPRPPEYDEILIAAWRLYARLHDRLADYGWAAALEAHHTGMPIVRPLFLLDPDAPAAWSNWWTYAYGPDLVVSPVWQKGQRQQEVYLPAGHRWRDAWNPDHTYDGGQTVTVPADLHQIPIFIREGSTLDLGDLNREWADALRIARQRPDLRTLDAEVRLWFESRKASASQSPR; this comes from the coding sequence ATGAAAACCATCCGGAACATGGCCAAAATCCTCCAACAACCCGGGCCGACCGGTGTCATCATCGGCCTCTTCGTCACCCTCGCCCTGCCCGTGGCCGCACAAACCACGATCCCGCTCGAACCCGGACCGCCCCCGGGCCCGCGTCCCGAGCCGCCGCCCGACCAGCCCCTGGCCACCATCCAGCTCCATTCGCCGCACCTCCGCCCCGTCCACAACCAGCGTACCCTTACGTTGGATCGCCTGTTTTACGTCACAGCTCGAGGCCGTGTGTACCTGCCGCCCGACCTCAGCCTCTCGGCCCGCGCAGGTGAGACCAACCACGTCGAACGCACATGGAAAGCCCCTGACGACCTCACCATCCGGGTCCGCCTCGAAACCGAAGGTCCCCATTTCCGGCTCCATCTCGAGGCCGAACCCGGGGACGAGGTCCTGGGCTGGGGACTCAGCCTCGATGCCGCGCCGGAGGAATACTTCACCGGCCTGATGGAACGCGTGGTGGACGGCCCCCAACAAGCCTCCTGGGCCCCCGGCATCCAGGCCGCCATGAACCTCCGCGGCCAAACCGTCGAAATGATCCTCAAACCCACCACCTCCGTCTACGCACCATTCTACCTCTCCTCGCGCGGTTACGCCCTGCTCGTCCGGTCCGAGTGGCCCGGCTTCTACGATTTCTGCGTCTCCGACACCAACCGCGTCCACGTCGGATTTGAAGGACCGGCTCTGAACCTGCGCATCTACACCGCACCCGCTCCCGCCGACCTCGTCAAAGCCCACGCCCTCGAAACCGGCCCGCCCGTGCTGCCGCCCCGCTGGATGTTCCGGCCCTGGCGCTGGCGCGACGAGCACCGTCACCGCGACACCTACTACGACGGCACCCCCGTCACCGGCCCCTTCAACTCCGAAATGATGGAGGACATCCTCATGATGCGCGCCTTCGGCATCCCCTGCGGGGTCTACTGGATTGACCGCCCTTGGGGACCGGGCCGGCTCGGCTACGACGACTTCGAAATCGATCCCAAACGACTCCCCAACTTCGCCGAGTCCATCCTCTGGCTCAACGAACAGGACATCCGGATGGTCCTCTGGATCGGCCCCTTCTACCAGGGTCACATGGCCACCAACGCCCTCAAACGTGGATGGAACCTCCCCGGCCAGCCTCCCTGGCGCAATAACTGGCCCCTCGTGGATTTCACTCACCCCGCCGCCCGCGCCTATTGGCAGGAAGGCGTCGCCAAACTCCTCCGGCTTGGCGTTGCCGGCTTCAAACTCGATCGCGCCGAGGAGGACATCCCCGAAACCGGTCCCTGGCGCGTCCACGACGGCCGCTCCATCCGACAAAACCGCAACATCTACCCCGTACTCTACCTTCAGGCCGCTTATGAAGTCGCACGTAAATACCGGGGCGACGATTTCGTCCTCATGCCCCGCGCCGCCTACACCGGCAGCACCCGCTACGGCGTCTTCTGGGGAGGCGACATCGGCGGCACCCAGGAGGGGCTCCGCGCCTCCATCATCGCCGCCCAGCGGTCCGCTGTCATGGGCTATCCTTTTTGGGGATCCGACACCTGCGGCTACAACCAACAACTCCTCGAACAGGAGGTCTGCGCCCGCTGGCTCGCCTTCAGCTGTTTCACCCCCATCTTCGAAGTCGGCCCCACCCGCAACGTCGGGTTCTGGAACCTGCCCAGACCCCCCGAATACGACGAGATCCTCATCGCCGCATGGCGCCTCTACGCCCGCCTCCACGACCGCCTCGCCGATTACGGCTGGGCCGCCGCACTCGAAGCCCATCACACCGGCATGCCCATCGTCCGGCCCCTTTTCCTGCTCGACCCCGACGCCCCCGCCGCATGGTCCAACTGGTGGACCTACGCCTACGGACCCGACCTCGTTGTCTCGCCCGTCTGGCAAAAGGGCCAACGCCAACAAGAAGTCTACCTCCCGGCCGGCCATCGCTGGCGCGACGCATGGAACCCCGATCACACCTATGACGGCGGCCAAACCGTCACCGTCCCCGCCGACCTCCACCAAATCCCCATCTTCATCCGCGAAGGTTCCACCCTGGACCTCGGCGACCTCAACCGCGAATGGGCTGACGCCCTCCGCATCGCCCGACAACGACCCGACCTGCGCACCCTCGACGCCGAGGTCCGGCTCTGGTTCGAATCACGCAAGGCTTCCGCCTCACAATCCCCCCGCTAA